A genomic region of Gemmata massiliana contains the following coding sequences:
- a CDS encoding phage major capsid protein → MAGKIRTRSSTPAATPAPEPIQTRNQGTNPPAAPRTVEVITAERGRVIAEAEALQTRSATQALTEAETTQLDGLLDQAEALNVELTSARRSERLAAQRSLMTNPARPAPVFTPEQRRSTANNDAADEEEAMRIWMRSFTDDPDTRSDAAYRAARGGFTVGSLSARMNCNYGGTINKDKRRALSKGGVGTGAETIPNTYSSKVTEYLPYFSPILGLVDSETTSDGNKRTYFRVDDTALESAYITASSGTELNPTIPDADIATGSVDINVFDITSGYHKLTRQVLRDSGISLTDKVTKAIGHSHARKMERDVINGTGNGTTAIQGLLQAATNHAGAGVDAFTQDVFEACYFSMPLQYRAEAIWLMSDSAMQKARAKFRDTTGRSLFGTTLIDGVEFRTLYGRPVYVSAFMPAYAANAKSVLWFNPRFYMLRLVAGQSLDVLREKFYPHLAYAGGAAFGGAWLGPTTACKFIQSDAAPDNGS, encoded by the coding sequence ATGGCCGGTAAGATCCGCACCCGCTCCTCGACCCCGGCCGCAACGCCGGCGCCCGAACCCATTCAAACTCGCAACCAGGGAACCAACCCGCCGGCAGCGCCCCGGACGGTCGAGGTGATTACCGCCGAGCGCGGCCGCGTGATCGCCGAGGCCGAAGCCCTGCAAACCCGGAGCGCGACGCAGGCGCTGACCGAAGCAGAAACGACCCAGCTCGACGGGCTGCTCGACCAGGCCGAGGCGCTCAACGTCGAACTGACCAGCGCGCGCCGGTCCGAGCGCCTCGCCGCACAGCGCTCGTTGATGACCAACCCGGCCCGGCCCGCCCCGGTGTTCACCCCCGAACAACGCCGCAGCACCGCCAACAACGACGCCGCCGACGAAGAAGAGGCGATGCGAATTTGGATGCGGTCATTCACGGATGACCCGGACACCCGGAGCGACGCGGCTTACCGTGCGGCCCGGGGCGGGTTCACCGTCGGCTCACTGTCCGCCCGGATGAACTGCAACTACGGCGGCACGATCAATAAGGACAAGCGCCGCGCGCTGTCGAAGGGGGGCGTTGGGACCGGCGCCGAGACGATCCCGAACACCTACTCCTCAAAGGTGACTGAGTACCTCCCCTACTTCTCGCCGATCCTCGGCCTGGTCGATTCGGAAACCACCAGCGACGGGAACAAGCGCACGTACTTCCGGGTGGACGATACCGCCCTTGAGTCCGCGTACATCACCGCCAGCTCGGGCACCGAACTGAACCCGACCATTCCCGACGCGGACATCGCAACGGGGTCGGTCGATATCAACGTGTTCGACATCACCAGCGGCTACCACAAGCTCACGCGCCAGGTGCTCCGCGACAGTGGCATTTCCCTCACGGACAAGGTCACGAAGGCGATCGGCCACAGCCACGCGCGGAAGATGGAACGCGACGTGATTAACGGGACCGGGAACGGCACCACGGCGATTCAAGGGCTGCTCCAGGCCGCGACGAACCACGCCGGCGCCGGCGTGGATGCGTTCACACAGGACGTGTTCGAGGCCTGTTACTTCTCGATGCCCCTGCAGTACCGCGCCGAGGCCATTTGGCTCATGTCCGATTCGGCGATGCAGAAGGCGCGGGCCAAGTTCCGCGACACGACCGGCCGCAGCCTGTTCGGGACGACCCTGATTGACGGCGTCGAGTTCCGGACCCTGTACGGCCGCCCGGTGTACGTGTCGGCGTTCATGCCCGCCTACGCCGCGAACGCCAAGTCGGTTCTGTGGTTCAACCCGCGGTTCTACATGCTGCGGCTGGTCGCCGGGCAATCGCTCGACGTGCTCCGCGAGAAATTCTACCCGCACCTCGCCTACGCGGGCGGTGCCGCATTCGGCGGGGCATGGCTGGGGCCGACCACCGCGTGCAAGTTCATCCAGTCCGACGCGGCGCCGGACAACGGGAGCTGA
- a CDS encoding head-tail connector protein, with protein MKPAVEVVTPPAAEPVTAAELAGHLKLNTGTAEYADLEKFIRTARQLFEKLTGRAVLPTSFRQHLGTFTGPVDLLRGPVTEVTAVGYFDPDGAEQELTGWELDATTIPAVVYMPDGDYPTVSAKKRRPVWIEFTAGWATAGDVPELVRTAIKLQAGHYYANREEQTTDALKTIAAGFTTVCQLWDTGLMTGG; from the coding sequence ATGAAGCCCGCCGTGGAAGTCGTGACCCCGCCCGCCGCGGAACCCGTCACCGCGGCGGAGCTGGCCGGGCACCTGAAGCTGAACACCGGCACCGCCGAATACGCGGACCTGGAGAAGTTCATCCGCACCGCCCGGCAGTTGTTCGAGAAGCTCACCGGCCGGGCCGTGCTGCCGACGTCGTTCCGCCAACACCTCGGCACGTTCACCGGTCCCGTGGATCTCCTCCGCGGCCCGGTCACCGAGGTTACGGCGGTCGGGTACTTCGACCCGGACGGCGCCGAGCAGGAACTGACCGGCTGGGAACTGGACGCGACGACGATCCCAGCCGTGGTCTACATGCCGGACGGGGATTACCCGACCGTGAGCGCGAAGAAGCGCCGCCCGGTGTGGATCGAGTTTACGGCGGGGTGGGCGACGGCCGGCGACGTGCCGGAGCTGGTGCGCACCGCGATCAAGCTCCAAGCGGGCCACTACTACGCGAACCGCGAGGAGCAAACCACGGACGCGCTGAAGACGATCGCGGCCGGGTTCACGACCGTGTGCCAGCTCTGGGACACGGGGCTGATGACAGGGGGGTGA
- a CDS encoding phage head completion protein, whose product MRAAGAYRYRLEWLQRTKGAPTSFGERQDTFPSQGHLWCAVEDVAGNRDTQKESERQLTTATVRARNYPAVVAGDRLVDADANTWTVKTAVEGDNEMVLEVER is encoded by the coding sequence ATGCGCGCCGCCGGCGCCTACCGGTACCGCCTCGAATGGCTGCAACGCACGAAGGGCGCCCCGACCAGTTTCGGTGAGCGACAGGACACGTTCCCGTCGCAAGGGCACTTGTGGTGCGCGGTCGAGGACGTCGCCGGGAACCGGGACACGCAAAAGGAATCGGAGCGCCAGCTCACCACGGCGACGGTCCGCGCCCGGAACTATCCGGCCGTGGTCGCCGGCGACCGCCTGGTTGATGCGGACGCGAACACCTGGACCGTCAAAACGGCGGTCGAGGGGGACAACGAAATGGTGCTCGAAGTCGAAAGGTGA
- a CDS encoding HK97 gp10 family phage protein has product MIGARTELDLTPIDGLNQSGIRRATRIGLNRAASPVKASVEAHATAVKRFGYLAKSIRIRLRLYPADRFVAVVGPASKFTRTKGVYKRGKRKGEKRLFKPSKYAHLVERGTRHSKAKPWLKPAHDATAARFLQVAGYEVGAELEHQLFRTFKVKK; this is encoded by the coding sequence TTGATCGGGGCGCGCACGGAACTCGACCTGACGCCGATCGACGGGCTGAACCAGTCGGGCATCCGGCGGGCCACGCGCATCGGACTCAACCGCGCCGCCTCACCCGTGAAGGCCTCGGTTGAAGCGCACGCCACCGCGGTGAAGCGGTTCGGGTACCTCGCGAAGTCGATCCGCATCCGGCTCCGGCTCTACCCGGCCGATCGGTTCGTGGCCGTGGTCGGCCCCGCCAGCAAGTTCACCCGCACGAAGGGCGTTTACAAGCGCGGGAAGCGGAAGGGCGAAAAGCGGCTGTTCAAGCCGAGCAAGTACGCCCACCTGGTCGAGCGCGGGACGAGGCACAGCAAGGCCAAGCCGTGGCTCAAACCGGCGCACGACGCAACCGCCGCGCGATTCCTCCAGGTTGCCGGGTACGAGGTAGGCGCCGAGCTGGAGCACCAGTTGTTCCGGACGTTCAAGGTGAAGAAGTGA
- a CDS encoding sigma factor-like helix-turn-helix DNA-binding protein: MASAGVPLVVMRAAIGGTDRDGVVWSLDEWERIWARLTPTQQEVVYWHVLRGFTHTRVAHQLGIGRGAVDGAWRRALDRIRDALAP, from the coding sequence ATGGCTTCGGCAGGAGTGCCGCTTGTTGTAATGCGCGCCGCGATCGGGGGCACTGATCGCGACGGCGTCGTGTGGTCGTTGGATGAATGGGAACGGATCTGGGCGAGACTCACACCAACACAGCAAGAGGTCGTTTACTGGCACGTGCTCCGCGGCTTCACACACACACGTGTCGCTCACCAACTCGGCATCGGCCGCGGAGCAGTCGACGGGGCTTGGCGTCGGGCACTGGATCGCATCCGCGACGCGCTCGCCCCCTAA
- a CDS encoding FmdB family zinc ribbon protein — MNNGVECRWCLSAHSAEAGRYCATCGHRADSDACDCPSCNRPAAERVERKLANRELLNDVARRIKGGN, encoded by the coding sequence GTGAACAATGGTGTTGAATGCCGCTGGTGCCTGAGCGCTCATAGTGCGGAGGCGGGGCGGTACTGTGCGACGTGTGGGCACCGCGCCGATAGCGATGCGTGCGACTGCCCGAGCTGTAACCGCCCGGCCGCGGAGCGCGTCGAGCGCAAGCTGGCGAACCGTGAGTTGTTGAACGACGTGGCGCGCCGCATCAAGGGGGGCAACTGA
- a CDS encoding DUF6166 domain-containing protein has product MRPPGTIYRGELLFDGQLVKGESVTVDGEPLPLLPSLKLRNHSPTGFAWGYGGSGPAQLSLALLLDVTGDEGLALRAYQWFKWAVVIKWQERWEITAGDVVRWLRCWNREGEEAEAVEKGGAL; this is encoded by the coding sequence GTGAGGCCTCCAGGGACGATCTACCGCGGCGAGCTGCTGTTCGACGGCCAACTCGTTAAGGGTGAGAGCGTAACGGTTGACGGCGAGCCGCTCCCGCTGCTCCCGTCGCTCAAGCTCCGCAACCACAGCCCGACCGGGTTCGCGTGGGGGTACGGGGGAAGCGGCCCCGCTCAACTCTCGCTCGCGCTGCTCCTCGATGTCACCGGCGACGAGGGCCTCGCGCTCCGCGCCTACCAGTGGTTCAAGTGGGCCGTGGTCATCAAGTGGCAAGAGCGGTGGGAGATCACCGCCGGCGACGTCGTGCGGTGGCTCCGGTGCTGGAACCGCGAGGGCGAGGAAGCCGAAGCGGTCGAGAAAGGGGGTGCGCTGTGA